The window GTTGGCATCGCGCAAGATGTGGTTGAGCAGGCGGTTTTTGTGGTTTTTGTCGTCGCAGTATAAAAGCTGTTCTTCGATTTTGCCTTGGTCGTCTACGCGTTCCGCTTCCACCACTTCGGGGTTTTTGGTGAGTTTGCGGGCGAGTTTGCCGACGGCGCCGTCCCAAGTGGCGGAAAAGAGCAGCGTTTGGCGGTCTGCGGGCGTGGCGGCAACGATGGTTTCGATATCGTCGATAAAGCCCATGTCTAGCATGCGGTCGGCTTCATCGAGAATCAGTACTTCGAGGCGGTCGAAATCGATGCGGCCGCTGCGCATGTGGTCCATCAGGCGGCCGGGGGTGGCGACAATGATGTCGACCGGACGGCCGAGCGCGCGGATTTGCTGGCCGAAAGAGGCGCCGCCCACGAGGGTAACGGTGCGCAGCCATTTCATGTCGGCGGCGTAGGTAAGGGCGCTTTTCTCAACTTGGGCGGCCAGTTCGCGGGTGGGGGTCAGCACCAGCGCGCGCGGGCCTTTGCCGGGTTTTTCGCTGCGCTGGGTGAGGTGTTGCAGGGTGGGCAGCAAAAAGGCGGCGGTTTTGCCTGAGCCGGTTTGTGCCGAAGCCATGATGTCGCGGCGGGCAAGGGCATGGGGGATGGATTGTGCCTGAATCGGGGTGGGGGATTCATAGCCGGCGCCGGTGAGCGCAGAAAGGATGTTTTTATCGAGATTCAGGTCGGTAAATTTGACAGACATGGTTTTCCTAAACGGGCAACAACGCATTCTGCCTGAAATATTCGGGCAGCCTGAAGCAATGGAGCGGGT of the Uruburuella testudinis genome contains:
- a CDS encoding DEAD/DEAH box helicase codes for the protein MSVKFTDLNLDKNILSALTGAGYESPTPIQAQSIPHALARRDIMASAQTGSGKTAAFLLPTLQHLTQRSEKPGKGPRALVLTPTRELAAQVEKSALTYAADMKWLRTVTLVGGASFGQQIRALGRPVDIIVATPGRLMDHMRSGRIDFDRLEVLILDEADRMLDMGFIDDIETIVAATPADRQTLLFSATWDGAVGKLARKLTKNPEVVEAERVDDQGKIEEQLLYCDDKNHKNRLLNHILRDANIDQAVIFTSTKVMSEQLADELYEQGFSANCLHGDMPQGWRNRTLMDLRKGRIKILVATDVAARGIDVPSITHVINYDLPKQAEDYVHRIGRTGRAGRTGLAITFAEVNEYVKVHKIERYINRKLPEMTIEGMEPTRKRGKAGAGKPKGKSWGGKGGFGDRKFGDKKPGGKPRSEGGFGGKPRSEGGFKGKKKPATQSGFSKPARAPKKG